From Neobacillus sp. PS2-9, the proteins below share one genomic window:
- a CDS encoding R2-like ligand-binding oxidase, which produces MEKRTILTTSSRGLLEDSFPYRLYQKAKRLGTWNPADIDFSQDQRDWRAMNEEQQQDILRLISQFQAGEEAVTLDLLPLIMAIAKEGRLEEEMFLTTFLYEEAKHTEFFRLVLNAIGEKGDLSHFHTETYQKIFYEILPTAMERLVTDQSPEAIAEASVVYNMFVEGVLAETGYYSFYAALETAGIMPGLLEGIGNLKKDESRHIGYGTFLLQRLICEHPHLFDFVAVKMGELTPLAIRLNQEGIAGREVSSFGGNPDDIMNFTLKQLSVRMEILARAKGKKIEEIYRYSDSELGVL; this is translated from the coding sequence ATGGAAAAAAGGACCATTTTAACGACGAGCTCGAGAGGTCTGCTGGAGGATTCCTTCCCGTATCGACTCTATCAAAAAGCCAAACGTTTAGGCACCTGGAATCCTGCTGATATTGATTTCAGCCAGGATCAACGAGACTGGAGAGCGATGAATGAAGAGCAGCAACAGGATATTTTACGCCTGATTTCTCAGTTTCAAGCGGGTGAGGAAGCGGTTACGCTTGATTTGCTTCCGTTGATTATGGCGATTGCCAAAGAAGGCAGACTGGAAGAAGAAATGTTTTTAACGACCTTCTTATATGAGGAAGCGAAGCACACGGAGTTTTTCCGACTTGTATTGAATGCGATTGGGGAGAAGGGGGATCTCTCCCATTTCCATACGGAGACCTATCAGAAGATATTTTATGAAATTCTCCCGACAGCGATGGAGCGTCTGGTTACCGACCAGTCTCCTGAAGCGATTGCTGAAGCATCTGTCGTGTATAACATGTTTGTTGAGGGCGTATTAGCTGAAACCGGCTATTATTCGTTCTATGCTGCCTTGGAAACAGCCGGAATCATGCCAGGACTGCTTGAAGGCATTGGAAATTTGAAGAAGGATGAGTCGAGACATATCGGGTACGGCACGTTCCTTCTGCAACGATTGATTTGTGAGCACCCACATCTTTTTGATTTTGTTGCGGTTAAAATGGGCGAGTTGACGCCACTCGCGATTCGCTTAAACCAGGAAGGCATCGCAGGAAGGGAGGTTAGTTCATTCGGAGGAAATCCTGATGACATCATGAACTTTACCCTCAAACAGCTATCCGTCCGAATGGAAATTTTAGCGAGAGCCAAAGGCAAAAAAATCGAAGAGATTTATAGATATTCAGATAGTGAGTTAGGAGTTTTGTAG
- a CDS encoding branched-chain amino acid ABC transporter permease — translation MGKVFNQRNVIIVLILFAVGFPLVSNNNYFIHIMTLSFIWMIGVYGLNLLAGYTGYLSLAHAGFFGIGAYSLGILTVKAGMNFWAAFFLSLVITSVLGFLVGLIALRTKEHFFAIYTLCLGYIIYLVIDKWDSLTEGVRGLIGIPAPAGFGPITFETEVSHYYLVLFFLLLVVLVMYRIIHSLSGRTFIAIRNSEDLAQTIGISTMKNKLTVFVLSTLFAGLSGALYASFVRFIGPDIGSITITFDLLTYLLVGGIGTLSGPLVGTLLIVWLSQQLQDFQQYRMLIFGPVLTLLVIFYPRGIVGAVSSGMAKRRAKKEQLQLTNTARASGKPFIDREKQVEEV, via the coding sequence ATGGGAAAGGTATTTAATCAAAGAAATGTGATTATTGTTTTAATCCTATTTGCGGTTGGGTTCCCTTTAGTATCTAATAACAATTACTTCATCCACATCATGACTCTTTCTTTTATTTGGATGATTGGTGTCTACGGATTGAATTTACTAGCAGGTTATACGGGGTATCTTTCGCTGGCCCATGCTGGCTTCTTTGGGATAGGAGCTTATTCCTTAGGGATCTTAACCGTAAAAGCAGGGATGAATTTCTGGGCGGCTTTCTTTTTATCCCTGGTAATTACTAGTGTACTAGGTTTCCTTGTTGGTTTAATCGCCTTACGGACGAAAGAACACTTCTTTGCGATTTATACTCTGTGCCTGGGCTACATTATCTATCTCGTTATTGATAAATGGGACAGCTTAACAGAAGGTGTTCGCGGGTTAATTGGAATTCCTGCACCTGCAGGATTTGGTCCTATTACCTTTGAAACAGAGGTTTCACACTATTATTTAGTGTTGTTCTTCTTACTTCTCGTGGTTCTTGTCATGTACCGAATTATTCACTCCCTATCAGGTCGGACCTTTATTGCGATTCGAAACAGTGAAGATTTAGCACAAACCATTGGGATATCCACCATGAAAAATAAACTAACAGTCTTTGTATTGTCTACGCTCTTTGCTGGATTATCTGGAGCTCTATATGCATCATTTGTGCGTTTTATTGGTCCAGATATTGGTTCAATCACCATTACCTTTGACCTATTAACCTATTTGCTTGTAGGCGGAATTGGTACGCTAAGCGGTCCTCTGGTCGGCACCTTGCTTATTGTTTGGTTGTCACAGCAACTCCAGGATTTTCAGCAGTACAGGATGCTTATTTTCGGCCCTGTCTTAACCCTGCTGGTCATTTTCTATCCACGTGGAATTGTGGGAGCGGTCTCAAGTGGGATGGCTAAACGGAGAGCGAAAAAGGAACAGCTGCAGCTCACTAATACAGCCCGTGCAAGCGGTAAGCCATTCATCGACCGTGAAAAGCAAGTAGAGGAGGTATAG
- a CDS encoding MBL fold metallo-hydrolase gives MVKIIPLELQTHFAEGTVNAFLVIGETVTLVDTGNPGRESYQQLKNQLHNHGIQLTDIDHIVLTHIHIDHAGAIPHLQEEVDIPIFVHEQAAGSINSDIHEYQRVQQFFDQFVTSCGADPKKHIIKRPFHEEIWQNVTFLKERDQVPLGGRKFEVVHVPGHSQCDLLLWSPETGETFAGDHLLKAFSVNAFIEPPNPGELSRPQPLLQYRDSMEKVSQLPLVTIYPGHGEVFTDHVSLIKTRLSEQEKRCKQILSILDHGEKSIFEICSVMYPRLNGRTVFLGLSQIQGHLDLLEQRQQVRYEKQGSKVVYRKERIG, from the coding sequence ATGGTTAAAATTATTCCTCTAGAGCTACAAACACACTTTGCCGAAGGAACGGTGAATGCCTTCTTGGTCATTGGAGAAACCGTTACCTTAGTGGATACCGGAAACCCCGGCAGAGAGTCCTATCAACAGTTAAAGAATCAACTACATAATCATGGCATTCAATTAACAGATATTGACCATATTGTCCTCACCCACATTCATATAGACCATGCTGGTGCCATCCCACATCTTCAAGAAGAAGTTGATATTCCTATTTTTGTACATGAACAGGCGGCCGGGTCCATCAACTCTGATATTCACGAGTATCAAAGAGTTCAGCAATTTTTTGACCAGTTTGTAACAAGCTGCGGTGCCGACCCGAAAAAGCATATTATTAAGCGTCCATTTCATGAGGAAATTTGGCAGAATGTCACTTTTTTAAAAGAAAGAGACCAGGTTCCTCTAGGTGGAAGGAAGTTTGAGGTGGTGCATGTTCCAGGACACAGTCAATGTGATCTGTTGCTGTGGAGCCCTGAAACCGGGGAAACATTCGCTGGCGATCATTTATTAAAGGCCTTTTCCGTAAATGCCTTTATTGAACCGCCAAATCCAGGGGAGCTAAGTCGACCGCAACCATTATTACAGTATAGGGATTCGATGGAAAAAGTCAGTCAGCTGCCACTTGTGACGATTTATCCCGGCCATGGGGAGGTATTTACTGATCACGTATCATTAATCAAAACAAGATTGAGTGAACAGGAAAAGCGCTGTAAACAGATTCTATCTATTCTTGATCATGGGGAAAAAAGTATTTTTGAGATTTGCAGCGTGATGTATCCTCGATTAAACGGTAGAACGGTGTTTTTGGGGCTATCACAAATCCAAGGTCATTTAGATTTGCTTGAGCAAAGACAGCAGGTCAGATACGAAAAACAAGGTTCTAAAGTGGTGTACCGAAAGGAGCGGATTGGATGA
- a CDS encoding ABC transporter ATP-binding protein → MLSLQNVSVKYGSFTAIQNVNIEVNEGEIVVLLGSNGAGKSTTFRTISGLSKPATGEILFEGKRLNRTSADQIVKLGIGQCPEGRKLFPAMSVQENLRMGAYVHRGKKEEYKHSLEHVYELFPILREKKNDAAGSLSGGQQQMLAIGRALMSKPKLMLLDEPSIGLAPLIVEQMFEVIQKINQEGTTILLAEQNANAALKIADKGYVFENGSIVLQGTSEELFANDEVRKAYIGA, encoded by the coding sequence TTGCTTAGTTTACAAAATGTCTCTGTCAAATACGGTAGTTTTACAGCCATTCAAAACGTGAACATTGAGGTTAATGAAGGCGAAATCGTCGTCCTATTGGGATCAAATGGGGCCGGAAAAAGTACGACCTTTCGAACCATTAGCGGCCTAAGTAAGCCTGCCACTGGAGAAATCCTTTTCGAAGGCAAAAGATTGAATCGAACGTCGGCTGATCAAATTGTAAAATTAGGAATCGGTCAATGTCCGGAGGGAAGGAAACTATTCCCTGCCATGTCTGTCCAGGAGAATCTTAGAATGGGTGCCTATGTACACCGTGGAAAAAAGGAAGAATACAAGCATTCTCTTGAGCATGTATACGAGCTGTTTCCAATTCTGAGGGAAAAAAAGAATGATGCTGCAGGTTCTCTAAGCGGTGGTCAGCAGCAAATGCTTGCGATTGGCAGAGCATTAATGTCAAAACCGAAGCTGATGCTGCTTGATGAACCCTCTATTGGTCTTGCGCCGTTGATTGTGGAGCAAATGTTTGAGGTTATTCAAAAAATTAACCAAGAGGGGACTACCATCCTGTTAGCAGAACAAAATGCGAATGCTGCTTTAAAAATTGCAGATAAAGGCTATGTATTTGAAAATGGCTCCATCGTCCTTCAAGGCACTTCAGAAGAATTATTTGCGAATGATGAAGTGAGAAAAGCGTATATAGGTGCGTAA
- a CDS encoding ABC transporter substrate-binding protein has translation MKRLKSLLMLSLIFVVIFSLAACNSSSNESANTKPSSGGGGDSKSEETGTVNIGYTGPLSGPAAFYGERTLNGVKMAAEEINGAGGFEVGGKKFKLNIVSLDDKYLPNEAGANAKRLIQENKTPIIFTPHSGGVFALQVFNQQDKFLIGAYTSEPKVSEVGNNLTVRIPPRYDGYLKPFTDYEMKKFGKKIAFLPTASQYGKDWSEKLKAHWEKEGGKVVYNSAIDFAKETDFFTTVTNALKEKPDVLFIGGASEPTAKVAKQARELGFKGGFIVMDQAKFDEMKKVTGSYDLLNGSIGVMPLIESKSPAIPDFAKKYQEKYGETPGSEAGLNYIAMYIFVEAMKAAGSVDDAEKIQAKMQDGVSNIPDNVKIYDFTKFTGGGFDGELEVAAVEDGKIVPIKIK, from the coding sequence ATGAAAAGATTAAAATCTCTTTTGATGCTGAGTTTGATCTTCGTAGTAATTTTCAGTTTGGCAGCATGTAACAGTTCATCCAATGAATCAGCAAACACCAAACCGTCCTCAGGAGGCGGCGGTGACAGTAAATCTGAAGAAACAGGCACAGTTAATATTGGTTATACTGGACCATTAAGCGGCCCGGCTGCCTTTTATGGTGAGCGTACTTTAAATGGTGTAAAGATGGCGGCAGAAGAGATTAATGGAGCCGGTGGATTTGAAGTAGGCGGAAAGAAATTCAAGCTGAATATTGTTTCGTTGGATGACAAATACCTTCCAAATGAAGCTGGAGCTAACGCCAAAAGGCTGATTCAGGAAAACAAAACACCAATCATTTTCACTCCGCACAGCGGTGGTGTCTTTGCACTACAAGTATTCAACCAACAAGATAAATTCCTCATTGGTGCTTACACAAGTGAACCGAAAGTGTCTGAAGTGGGCAATAACCTAACCGTACGTATTCCTCCTCGTTATGATGGATATTTAAAGCCGTTTACAGACTATGAAATGAAGAAATTCGGTAAGAAAATTGCCTTTCTACCAACTGCGTCTCAATACGGAAAAGACTGGTCTGAAAAGCTGAAAGCGCATTGGGAAAAAGAAGGTGGGAAGGTTGTTTACAACTCTGCCATCGACTTTGCGAAAGAAACAGATTTCTTCACGACAGTTACAAATGCGTTAAAGGAAAAGCCAGATGTATTGTTTATCGGTGGTGCATCTGAACCGACTGCAAAAGTAGCGAAGCAAGCACGTGAGCTAGGCTTTAAAGGCGGTTTTATCGTAATGGACCAAGCAAAATTTGATGAAATGAAAAAGGTAACTGGTTCTTATGATTTGTTAAATGGTTCAATCGGCGTTATGCCTCTTATTGAATCAAAAAGCCCAGCTATTCCTGATTTTGCTAAGAAATACCAAGAAAAGTATGGAGAGACTCCTGGATCAGAAGCAGGTCTTAATTACATTGCGATGTACATTTTTGTAGAAGCAATGAAAGCGGCAGGCTCTGTTGACGATGCAGAAAAAATCCAAGCCAAAATGCAGGATGGCGTAAGCAATATTCCTGATAATGTGAAAATATATGACTTTACGAAATTTACTGGCGGCGGCTTCGATGGTGAATTAGAGGTTGCAGCGGTAGAGGACGGAAAAATCGTGCCAATCAAGATTAAATAA
- a CDS encoding long-chain fatty acid--CoA ligase → MKLKELLETNITNFGEYPFLFFKEKSYTNVETKQFADQFAHGLRKLGINKGDRVMICMPNCPEVLFSYQAITRAGAIIVPVMFTLHPKELHYIAEKSGAKAVITSSYVLANVEKSLEGLAAKPELIVVDQPSSSQVKNFYEVMVQDNGSLDEGVTEEDTAVILYTSGTTGNPKGVLLTHKNLFSNAGNSAKHNETERGTTLGVLPLAHVYGLTVSNVCYLTGSSIVVFSSFDIKEVFKAIETYKVRTFSAVPAMIHAMLSFPGADQYDTSSLESVGSGSAPLPVALLHAFEQRFGAKVYEGYGLSEAAPVVTAHRKGIEIKPGSVGIPIPGVEVMVVNEEGEELPSGEVGELIVRGDNVTPGYYQNLEESSRVLREGWLYTGDMARIDDEGYVYIVDRKKDLIIRGGFNVYPRDVEEILNAHEQVFEAAVIGVPDERMGEEMVACVVKKPGSEVTEEELIRYCQDHLAKNKTPRRIVFLEALPRNGVGKILKTHLRRTASEIVIKP, encoded by the coding sequence ATGAAACTTAAGGAGCTGCTTGAAACAAATATAACTAATTTTGGAGAGTACCCTTTTTTATTTTTCAAAGAAAAGTCCTACACAAATGTGGAAACGAAACAATTTGCAGACCAATTTGCTCATGGCCTACGGAAACTTGGGATAAATAAGGGTGACCGTGTCATGATTTGCATGCCCAATTGTCCGGAAGTCCTCTTCTCCTATCAAGCGATCACAAGAGCGGGTGCCATCATTGTACCAGTCATGTTTACGCTTCACCCGAAAGAGCTTCACTATATCGCTGAGAAATCTGGTGCCAAAGCAGTGATTACTTCCTCGTATGTGTTAGCTAATGTGGAAAAATCGCTTGAGGGATTAGCTGCCAAACCAGAGTTAATTGTGGTCGACCAACCTTCGTCGAGTCAGGTGAAAAACTTTTACGAGGTGATGGTTCAGGACAATGGTTCTCTCGATGAAGGGGTGACAGAAGAAGATACCGCGGTCATCTTATACACCTCAGGAACAACAGGAAATCCAAAAGGAGTTCTCTTGACCCATAAAAACCTATTTTCCAATGCTGGAAATTCGGCGAAACATAATGAAACAGAGCGGGGAACAACACTAGGTGTCCTGCCGCTTGCCCATGTCTATGGCCTAACAGTTTCCAATGTTTGCTACTTAACAGGCAGTTCGATCGTAGTTTTTTCGAGCTTTGATATAAAAGAAGTGTTTAAAGCCATTGAAACCTATAAGGTTCGGACGTTTTCCGCGGTACCAGCGATGATTCATGCGATGTTATCCTTTCCCGGGGCGGACCAATATGATACCTCCAGCCTGGAATCGGTCGGATCAGGTTCAGCGCCTCTGCCGGTGGCGTTACTCCATGCGTTTGAACAAAGGTTTGGAGCGAAGGTGTACGAAGGCTATGGTTTATCTGAAGCTGCACCTGTTGTGACGGCCCATCGGAAAGGAATCGAGATTAAACCTGGCTCCGTCGGGATTCCGATTCCAGGGGTAGAAGTGATGGTGGTTAATGAGGAGGGCGAGGAGCTTCCTTCCGGTGAAGTAGGGGAGTTGATTGTCCGTGGTGACAATGTCACGCCAGGTTACTATCAAAATCTGGAGGAATCGAGCCGTGTATTAAGGGAAGGGTGGTTATATACAGGTGATATGGCTCGAATCGATGATGAGGGCTACGTCTATATTGTTGACCGCAAAAAAGACTTAATTATTCGCGGCGGCTTTAATGTCTATCCACGTGATGTAGAGGAAATTCTTAACGCTCATGAACAGGTGTTTGAGGCTGCTGTTATTGGCGTTCCAGATGAGCGAATGGGTGAAGAGATGGTGGCATGTGTCGTGAAGAAGCCAGGGTCTGAGGTAACTGAAGAAGAACTGATTCGTTACTGTCAAGATCATTTAGCGAAAAATAAAACCCCGAGAAGAATTGTTTTTCTAGAAGCGTTGCCTAGAAATGGCGTGGGAAAAATTTTAAAAACACATTTACGCCGAACTGCGTCTGAAATTGTAATCAAACCGTAA
- a CDS encoding ABC transporter ATP-binding protein — translation MQFLETKNLTKKFGGLVAVNQVDFTIEQGKINAIIGPNGAGKSTFFNLISGFHQPSSGQVIFKGKDITTLPSNKIAELGVARTFQTTNLFEQSTVLDNVIVGHRLRTKSNLLDAIFRTPRLRNEEEQCREKAMEVLEFVDLKQAANKLVGSLTQEEKKRTAFALALATDPEIVFLDEPAAGVNPDETEGLADLMKKMVSKGITVCLIEHKMSMIMRIADKIMVLNYGEKIAEGRPEEIRNNESVIKAYLGGSAIA, via the coding sequence ATGCAATTTTTGGAGACGAAAAATCTAACAAAGAAATTTGGCGGCCTTGTTGCCGTGAATCAAGTAGATTTTACGATTGAACAAGGAAAAATTAATGCCATTATTGGTCCAAATGGAGCCGGGAAGTCGACCTTTTTCAACTTAATCAGCGGTTTTCATCAACCAAGCTCAGGACAGGTGATTTTTAAAGGAAAGGATATTACCACGTTACCTTCCAATAAAATCGCAGAGCTTGGAGTGGCACGAACCTTCCAAACAACGAATTTGTTCGAACAATCCACAGTGCTTGACAATGTCATCGTTGGACATCGCTTGCGGACGAAATCCAATTTACTGGATGCCATTTTTCGTACACCACGCTTAAGAAACGAAGAGGAGCAATGCCGCGAAAAAGCAATGGAAGTATTGGAATTCGTTGATTTAAAACAGGCAGCCAATAAACTCGTTGGCAGCTTAACGCAGGAAGAAAAAAAGCGAACGGCATTTGCCTTGGCGTTAGCAACGGATCCTGAGATTGTATTTCTAGATGAACCAGCGGCCGGTGTAAACCCGGATGAAACAGAAGGGTTGGCAGATTTGATGAAAAAGATGGTAAGTAAAGGAATCACAGTTTGCTTAATTGAGCACAAAATGTCGATGATTATGAGAATTGCCGATAAAATTATGGTTCTGAATTATGGGGAAAAGATCGCCGAAGGCAGACCGGAGGAAATTCGTAATAATGAATCGGTTATAAAAGCGTACTTGGGAGGGAGCGCCATTGCTTAG
- a CDS encoding branched-chain amino acid ABC transporter permease — protein MEILIQQLFNGLTIGSVYALVALGLTLVYGILHIPNFAHGALYMMGGYITLTMMTKFGLHYWVAIFVSILVVGLLGVMMERFVFHPLREAPPIHDKIAAIGILLFLEAFAQFYWGAEYQSMPTPYGQVVQLFGLTFTMQRILIVVAAIVVMILLYLFLKKTFTGATIIAMSQNREGANLVGINTNKVAMLTFMISGGLAAIASSLSAPINLVFPGMGQLVILKAFVIIILGGMGSIPGAIVGGYILGFSESLGATYISNDYKDIIAFVLLVIILTVKPTGLFSKGGH, from the coding sequence ATGGAGATTCTTATTCAGCAGCTGTTTAATGGCTTAACCATTGGAAGCGTTTATGCCCTTGTTGCCTTAGGATTAACGCTCGTTTATGGTATATTGCACATTCCAAATTTTGCGCATGGAGCATTATACATGATGGGTGGATACATAACCTTAACAATGATGACCAAGTTTGGGCTTCATTATTGGGTCGCTATTTTTGTTTCAATTCTAGTTGTGGGTCTTCTTGGTGTCATGATGGAACGGTTTGTCTTTCACCCGCTTAGAGAAGCACCGCCCATCCACGACAAAATTGCTGCCATTGGAATTCTCTTATTCTTAGAAGCTTTCGCCCAATTTTATTGGGGGGCAGAATATCAAAGTATGCCAACACCGTACGGGCAGGTTGTTCAACTATTTGGATTGACGTTTACGATGCAGCGAATCCTGATTGTTGTTGCCGCCATTGTTGTCATGATTCTACTCTATCTTTTCTTGAAAAAAACCTTCACAGGGGCAACCATCATTGCTATGTCACAAAATCGTGAAGGAGCCAACCTGGTGGGTATTAATACAAACAAGGTGGCCATGTTAACCTTTATGATTTCTGGCGGGCTTGCTGCCATTGCATCCTCTCTGTCTGCACCTATTAATCTAGTGTTTCCAGGAATGGGACAGCTAGTTATTCTTAAAGCCTTTGTTATCATTATCCTCGGTGGTATGGGTAGTATCCCGGGAGCCATTGTCGGTGGATATATTTTAGGCTTTAGTGAAAGCTTAGGCGCAACCTACATTTCTAACGACTACAAAGACATCATCGCATTCGTCCTTCTTGTCATCATCTTAACTGTTAAACCAACGGGATTGTTTTCTAAGGGGGGACATTAA